A region of the Candidatus Neomarinimicrobiota bacterium genome:
TCATTTGCCCTCCACCCTAACTACCCCAACCCTTTCAACCCCACCACCACAATCAGCTATGATTTACCAGAACAAGCTCAGGTAACCCTTGGCATCTACGATTTACTGGGTAAACAGATAAAGACCCTTGTCAACCAGTCACAGGATGCTGGCAATAAGATAGCTGTGTGGGACGGGACTGATGGTTTGGGTAGACAAGTCAGTGCTGGAGTTTATCTCTACCAGATACAGGCTGGTGAGTTCAGTCAGACACGGAAGATGGTGCTGTTGAAGTGACAGGGGTACGGTCGGGATGAAAGAAGCACCCACAATGATAAAGTCATGA
Encoded here:
- a CDS encoding T9SS type A sorting domain-containing protein → TWTIVASDGGMDTYASNGPFQLTIDASAYAVDDEAVLPESFALHPNYPNPFNPTTTISYDLPEQAQVTLGIYDLLGKQIKTLVNQSQDAGNKIAVWDGTDGLGRQVSAGVYLYQIQAGEFSQTRKMVLLK